Within Kutzneria chonburiensis, the genomic segment GAGTCGACGGACACGATCCGCTCGGCCGGCAGAATCCGGTCCAGCTCAAGGGAAAGCGTGCGGGGATCGATGAGCTCGGCGGTCGAGGCGTCAGTGAAGTCGGCCGCCGACCACCGGGCCCGGGCGGCAATGCGGGCCCGGATCTCAGGCGAGCGGTAGCCGGCCTTCTGGTTCAGCTGCGCCACAACGGCACGGGCGGTGGCGGCGGAGTCGCCGACCACGCCGACGTCGATCGGCCGGTGTGCGCCGAGGGCGTCGGCATCCAGGTCGACCTGGGCCAGTCGGGTCGACGGGCCGATCAGCTTGCCGTGCCGGGTGGTCCACCGGTTCAGCGCGCAACCCCAGCCGACGAGCAGATCGGCGTCCCGGATCAGCTCGGCGGTGAGCGGCGACGAGAAACCGCCGGAAATGCCCAGGGCCCAAGGGTCTTCGTGGAACAGGCCGTGCGCGACAGCCGAGGTCGCCAGCAGTGCGCCGCAGGTGTCGGCCAGGGCGCGGATCTCCGCGGCGGCCCCGCGGCCACCACGGCCGGCGATGAACACCGGCCGCTCGGCGTCGGCGATCAAGGCGGCCAACTCCGTGACATCAGGCTCGGCCGGACGTGGAAACGCCGGCAGTGCAACGGATTTCACCTCGGCGCCGGTCATCGCCTGCACGTCCACCGGCAGGTTGAGCACGACCGTGCGCCGCTCGAACCAGGCTGTCTGCACCGCGCGAACGGCGTCGACAACAGCTGTTGTCGGGTCGGTGATGCGCATCGGCACCGCCCCGACCGAGCGGGCCAGCGCGTCCTGATCGATCCGGAAGTTGTTGAGGGGATCGGAATCCGGCGACTCGGCGGCGAGCACGATCATCGGCGTGCGGCTCTTCGCCGCCTCGCCGATGCCGGTCATGGCATTGGTCAGCCCGCAGCCCTGATGCGTCGACACGAGCGTCACCCGGCCGCTCATCCGCGCGCAGGCATCGGCCGCTGTCGCCGCCGCGCCTTCGTGCCGGGTGGCGTAGTACGGGACTCCGTTGTCCCGCAAGGCATTGGTCACGTGGAAGTTCCCGCTGCCGACCACCCCGAACACCGGGCCGACGCCCGCCTGAGCCAGCGCCTTCCCGACGGCTTCGGCCACGATCACGATTGCTCCACGAAGGCGTACACGCGGGCCGGGCTGCCCGTGCCGCCGACGATCGGCAGCGGCGACACCACCAGCACGGCCCCGGTCGGCGGCAGCTCGGCAAGGTTGCGCAGCTGCGTCAGCCCGAACTTGCCGGCGCCCAGCAGCAGGTTGTGGCACGGGAACATCGGCTCCAGCTCGGCCGCGCGCCCGGCGTCCGTGCCGACCGTCTCCACGCCGAAGCCGACGATCGGCGTCTCCTCGGCCAGCCACCGTGCGCATTCCGGCGACACGCCCGGGCTGTGCTGGCCGTTCAGAAAGCTTTCCTGGTCACCCGACCGCGC encodes:
- a CDS encoding thiamine pyrophosphate-binding protein, giving the protein MIVAEAVGKALAQAGVGPVFGVVGSGNFHVTNALRDNGVPYYATRHEGAAATAADACARMSGRVTLVSTHQGCGLTNAMTGIGEAAKSRTPMIVLAAESPDSDPLNNFRIDQDALARSVGAVPMRITDPTTAVVDAVRAVQTAWFERRTVVLNLPVDVQAMTGAEVKSVALPAFPRPAEPDVTELAALIADAERPVFIAGRGGRGAAAEIRALADTCGALLATSAVAHGLFHEDPWALGISGGFSSPLTAELIRDADLLVGWGCALNRWTTRHGKLIGPSTRLAQVDLDADALGAHRPIDVGVVGDSAATARAVVAQLNQKAGYRSPEIRARIAARARWSAADFTDASTAELIDPRTLSLELDRILPAERIVSVDSGNFMGYPSAYLAVPDEFGFCFTQAFQSIGLGLATAIGAAIARPDRLPVAALGDGGFHMAAGELETVARLDLPLVVIVYNDAAYGAEVHHFAGDHSTVRFPPTDIAAIGRGFGCTGLTVRTLDDLKPVHDWLAGPRETPLVIDAKIIEDGGSWWLAEAFHGH